Proteins encoded within one genomic window of Pieris rapae chromosome 1, ilPieRapa1.1, whole genome shotgun sequence:
- the LOC110993102 gene encoding ankyrin repeat domain-containing protein 12 — translation MDKFKPGSRGEPTIPSILKKPKVQSNSDLFDKSSKIKRENVTNRNDVNLPLTQGCTPLMYACQQADYKTVVDILNRDPSSVRKRDRGLRCALHYCASSGQTNQSARAACADRVLMAAPTLANARDADGLTPLHLAVVHGNVPLVQTLLAGGADVNAKDDEHHTVVHWATVCGEVGALRAVLAAGADAATPDQHGGYPLHYAAQMCGAPAAIDHQSRGAALEVLRALVKEGDARVDVRDADGRTPMLWAASAGSAAAVLALHQAGARVDDADRDGLTALHCAAARGHTEALETLVGLCGARVDVADSHGCTPLHYAAALGHADATVALLEHGADAHRQDRRGRSPAHTAAAKGQIETVRILGSRGANLWLRNSKGDLPLHEAVASGRRELVKWLLDGRPSQVNATNHEGRSPLHIAAATDNADLCRLLLDRGAEVNFVARSSKNEPITPLDCATIRGHRSTAKYIQMHGGLPASKLPNTQIMIDNTPISSLPTRRVTSTKIDLRDKIRIEKREVVELTSPLQETRRFRNDSDFNSDSSLDNRYKRSKNVGYSERRNKLVENKQKSFSDGYDTEIEACCHHGHRKQRASKGTRSRKSRSRSEPSKRSRSTSRHHRRYKSSSDDSSELSSCQEEKKKNKRHKKRYKKRTQSTSESSTESSERRSTKRKGKKTSIHIENDEQIQSVNIIKYKATGNEQSIKSPENIEPSVTFDIPLEPTDTEMKKTLQSSKSKTYSETETDTLSLKTNMVTTEAQIHMERESSQHGSSELKVTLDSLNNVSIETSNLNMSHNDMGDRDDKHTELEHKNIVDKPFQETVDNTLPEQEKADSEQKSLDEKDLGVDKTEVSVTTSNEKSTENLPDTETKDSVKSPTVEAVAEASKDVPHKKSFQVLSGPEKSMSSDMSQEKLDSDTKSKQPESEEKSSPSVSFSNKDEIIKIDVDDEQNKKEPLPKDQSSFNQDDSPNVSTEAENEKSMELKQTSGGDNIPVGDKGIISIIEEVPNNKKQTVEPSGSEETNFNLSLSEPSSKIHKPSKNDETGSRRNSIYETESYKVLSETAGVVESSPGILKKSFAIDETFFDDDEEIHGKLLQGSLGRIPSVSDNEIYCSQSEANGKRKRFRKKGRSRSRFTIRSKSENSERGYESSGVMDSGFEPSPRPIQRCIISPRLNAYYQQRKSAGKMQGKPDSKIPVRKPGDKNAVDMRSVTQRIQTNMRRYYCERKIFQHLLELKRLQIRTSKANEAVLVKRAIDEYNKSSLAHVGLGSYSSTEYSFSSFEKFLYQNLRKFQKSGKKHLDNLPEKPIDFDYGESELYKMSAIPDNPCLCTSKTHRCYHAVHAYTGIPCSAYIPYKWNHHTMPKPATANATKSKGFLPKIHTKPSSSGKAHVTLEVSHGTEKQLIALPAEKLDKNKRYYVTFTVKGSEPPSDIDSASPKSAKLKTAQSG, via the exons TACTTAACAGAGAT CCGTCATCGGTGCGCAAGCGTGATCGGGGATTAAGGTGCGCACTGCACTACTGCGCGTCAAGTGGGCAAACGAACCAAAGTGCGCGGGCGGCTTGTGCAGATCGCGTTCTTATGGCTGCGCCGACTTTGGCCAATGCTCGTGATGCAGACGGTCTCACACCACTTCACCTGGCAGTGGTACATGGAAATGTACCTCTTGTCCAAACTTTGCTGGCGGGAGGAGCTGATGTCAATGCGAAAGATGATGAGCATCACACTGTTGTTCATTGGGCTACAG tttGTGGAGAAGTAGGAGCGTTAAGAGCGGTGCTTGCTGCGGGTGCGGACGCGGCAACACCGGACCAACATGGCGGCTACCCTCTACACTACGCTGCTCAGATGTGTGGAGCTCCGGCAGCTATTGACCATcag aGCCGTGGTGCAGCTTTGGAAGTTTTAAGAGCTCTGGTAAAAGAAGGCGACGCTAGAGTGGATGTTAGAGATGCTGACGGACGCACACCCATGCTATGGGCTGCTTCAGCAGGCTCTGCCGCTGCTGTATTGGCTCTCCATCAAGCTGGCGCGAGAGTTGATGATGCTGACAG GGACGGTTTAACTGCGTTACACTGCGCAGCTGCAAGGGGGCATACAGAGGCATTAGAGACTTTGGTGGGTCTTTGTGGGGCAAGGGTAGACGTAGCAGACTCTCATGGCTGTACCCCCTTACATTACGCCGCAGCTCTTGGTCATGCTGATGCAACGGTTGCTTTACTTGAACACGGAGCTGATGCCCATCGACAGGATCGAAGAGGCCGCAGTCCTGCTCATACAGCTGCTGCTAAGGGGCAAATAGAAACTGTGCGGATACTTg GATCTCGAGGTGCTAACTTATGGCTACGTAATTCCAAAGGAGACTTGCCTTTACATGAAGCAGTTGCATCTGGTCGTAGGGAGCTCGTTAAATGGCTATTAGATGGTCGACCGTCTCAAGTTAATGCTACAAATCATGAGGGCAGATCGCCTCTACATATTGCAGCTGCTACAGACAATGCTGATCTTTGTAGGTTGTTATTAGATCGTGGAGCAGAGGTTAATTTTGTAGCGAGGTCTTCGAAAAACGAGCCTATAACTCCTTTAGACTGTGCAACCATACGTGGCCATCGGTCTACggcaaaatatatacaaatgcaTGGTGGCCTTCCTGCTTCAAAACTACCAAATACTCAGATTATGATCGATAACACTCCGATTTCTAGTTTACCTACTCGGCGTGTAACAAGTACCAAAATTGATTTGAGAGATAAAATAAGAATAGAGAAACGTGAAGTTGTAGAACTTACTAGTCCATTGCAAGAAACGCGAAGATTTAGAAATGACAGTGATTTTAACTCTGATAGTTCATTAGACAATCGTTATAAAAGAAGCAAAAATGTAGGATATTCAGAGCgaagaaataaattagttgaaaataaacaaaaaagttttagtgATGGATATGATACCGAAATAGAAGCATGTTGTCATCATGGCCATCGGAAACAAAGAGCATCTAAAGGAACTAGATCACGTAAAAGCCGGTCCAGAAGTGAACCTTCGAAGCGCAGTCGATCTACTTCGAGACATCACCGAAGATATAAATCTAGCTCTGATGATTCATCAGAACTATCTAGTTGTcaagaagaaaaaaagaaaaataaacgacATAAAAAACGATACAAAAAAAGAACGCAATCCACTTCCGAAAGTAGCACAGAATCAAGTGAACGTCGTAGTACAAAGCGAAAAGGCAAAAAGACATCAATTCATATCGAAAACGACGAACAGATACAGagtgttaatattataaagtacaaGGCGACAGGAAATGAGCAAAGTATTAAATCGCCAGAAAACATTGAACCAAGCGTCACATTTGACATTCCTTTAGAACCAACTGAtactgaaatgaaaaaaacctTGCAATCAAGTAAAAGTAAGACATACAGTGAAACTGAAACCGATACCCTATCTCTAAAAACGAATATGGTAACAACTGAAGCACAAATACATATGGAACGAGAATCAAGCCAACATGGAAGTTCAGAATTAAAAGTAACTCTTGATTCGCTTAACAACGTTTCAATTGAAACATCTAACTTAAATATGTCACATAATGATATGGGGGACAGAGATGACAAACATACTGAActagaacataaaaatatagtggACAAGCCATTTCAAGAAACCGTAGATAATACTTTACCTGAACAAGAGAAGGCTGATTCTGAACAAAAAAGTTTGGATGAAAAAGATTTAGGAGTAGATAAAACCGAAGTATCAGTAACTACTTCTAATGAAAAAAGTACAGAAAATTTACCTGATACAGAAACAAAGGATAGTGTGAAGTCTCCAACGGTCGAAGCTGTAGCTGAAGCATCTAAAGATGTACCTCATAAAAAGTCTTTCCAAGTATTGTCAGGACCTGAAAAATCTATGAGCAGTGATATGTCACAAGAAAAACTTGATTCAGATACTAAAAGTAAACAACCAGAATCTGAAGAAAAAAGCTCACCTAGTGTTTCGTTTTCAAATAaagatgaaataataaaaatagacgtTGATGacgaacaaaataaaaaagaaccaCTTCCTAAGGATCAGTCATCTTTCAATCAAGATGATAGCCCTAATGTGTCTACAGAagcagaaaatgaaaaaagtatggaattaaaacaaacaagtgGGGGTGACAATATTCCAGTAGGCGATAAAGGGATAATATCCATTATTGAAGAGGttccaaataataaaaaacaaacagtgGAACCAAGTGGGTCTgaagaaacaaattttaatttatctcttTCTGAGCCATCTTCGAAAATACATAAACCTTCAAAAAACGACGAAACTGGGAGTAGAAGAAACAGTATTTATGAAACAGAAAGTTATAAAGTATTATCTGAAACTGCTGGTGTAGTCGAGTCAAGCCCaggaattttgaaaaaatcatTTGCCATCgatgaaacattttttgatgACGATGAAGAAATACATGGAAAACTGTTACAAGGTTCCTTAGGAAGAATACCTAGCGTAAGTGACAATGAAATTTATTGTAGCCAATCAGAAGCCAATGGCAAACGTAAAAGGTTTCGGAAAAAAGGACGATCTCGAAGTCGTTTTACCATACGATCTAAAAGTGAAAATTCTGAAAGAGGCTACGAATCCAGCGGTGTCATGGACTCAGGGTTTGAACCGAGTCCAAGACCGATCCAACGTTGTATAATAAGTCCCAGACTGAACGCTTATTATCAACAGAGAAAATCAGCTGGAAAAATGCAAGGGAAACCCGATAGCAAAATCCCCGTAAGAAAACCAGGAGACAAAAACGCTGTAGATATGCGTTCAGTTACACAGAGGATACAAACTAATATGCGGAG GTACTACTGTgagagaaaaatatttcaacatttattGGAACTTAAACGACTGCAGATAAGAACGAGTAAAGCAAATGAAGCAGTTTTGGTTAAACGGGCTATAGACGAATATAATAAGTCAAGTTTAGCACACGTAGGGTTGGGAAGCTACAGCAGCACTGAATACTCTTTCAGTAGTTTTGAAAAGTTTCTTTaccaaaatttaagaaaattccAGAAGAGTGGAAAAAAACATTTGGATAATTTACCGGAGAAaccaattgattttgattACGGGGAAAGTGAGTTGTACAAGATGAGCGCTATACCTGATAATCCATGCCTTTGCACAAGCAAAACACATCGATGCTATCATGCTGTTCATGCCTATACTGGTATTCCGTGTTCCGCTTATA TTCCTTACAAGTGGAATCACCACACGATGCCCAAACCAGCCACGGCTAATGCGACAAAGTCCAAAGGATTTTTACCAAAAATTCACACGAAACCTTCAAGCTCTGGCAAAGCACACGTCACTCTGGAAGTGTCGCATGGAACTGAGAAGCAGCTGATCGCATTACCAGCCgaaaaattagataaaaataagcGATACTACGTAACATTTACAGTGAAAGGATCCGAACCACCTTCAGATATTGACAGCGCATCTCCGAAGTCAGCTAAATTGAAAACTGCTCAAAGTGGCTAA